DNA from Algisphaera agarilytica:
AAGCTGCGCAGCGACGGCATGTTCATCGTGAAGCTCGATCCGAGCCGCGGCGCGAAGTCCAAAGAAGCGGGCAAAGCCAAGACCGCCTCGGCCAGCACCCGTGTGCCCCGGCCGCTGATCATCGCCTTTGCCCACCAGCTGGCGGTGATGGTGGACACCGGCGTACCGATCAGCGAGGCGTTGCACTGCATCGCGGACCAATGCGACTCGGCCGAGTTCAAACTGATCCTCGAAGACGTTGCGTCGCAGGTCGAAGCGGGGGGCGAGCTCTCGACGGCGCTGGGCCGCTTCCCCAAGGTGTTCCCCACGATCATGGTCAGCCTCGTCCGTGCTTCGGAGGTCTCCGGCACGATGGGCGTCATGCTCGAACGCATCAGCAACTACATGGGCAAGGAATACCAGACCCAGAAAAAGATCAAGGGCGCGATGACCTACCCGGCCGTGATGCTGGCGATGGTGTTGACCGTCACGGTGGGTCTGCTGGTGTGGGTGTTGCCCCGCTTTGCCACGATCTTTGAATCCAAGGGCGCGGCGCTGCCGCTGCCGACACGGATGTTGATGTTCATCAGCGATTCGTTGATGCTGCACTGGTATCTGTGGGTCGGGGGAACCGTGGCGCTGGTGGTCGGTTTTGTGGTGGGGATGCGGACTCACGCGGGGCGCCGCGTGTTCGACCGGGTCAAGCTGTCTTCGCCGATCTTCGGCGACTTGTTCTCCAAGCTGTATGTGACGCGCTCCACGCGCACGATGGGCACGATGATCAACGCCGGGGTGCCGGTGCTGGACATGATCGCGATCGTGAAGGACGTGACCCGCAACGCGCTGTACGAAGACCTGTGGGAAACGGTCGACGATCGCCTGCGGCAAGGGGCCCAGCTGTCCGACGCCTTGTTCGATTCGCCGCTGATCCCGCGTTCGGTTGCGCAGATGATCTATGCGGGCGAGAAGTCGGGGCGGCTTGGCCAGACCATGGAAAAGATCGCCGGCTTCACCGAAGAAGAATTCGACGAACAGATCAAGACGACCACCAACCTGATCGAGCCGACGATGGTCGCGATCATGGGCGGGATTGTCGGCTTCGTCGCGATCGCGCTGCTCCTGCCGATCTTCTCGGTGAGCAGCGTGGTGGGCAGCTAAGCGGCAACCGATTCAGACGTCGATTTCCTCGGCGTCCTCGGCCCGTTCCATGATGAAGCGGAAGCGTGCCGAGGGGTCTTTGCCCATCAGGTCGCTCATCACGCGGTCGGTTTCGAGTTGGTCGGCGATCTCGACCCGCAGGAGTTTGCGCGTCTTGGGGTTGAGCGTGGTTTCCCACAGCACCTTGGGCATCATCTCGCCCAAACCTTTGAACCGGGAGATTTCCGGTTTCGCGCGGCCGTTGGCTTCTTCGAGGATGCGGATGCGGTCTTCTTCGTCCGCGGCCCAGTGCGTCTCCTTGCCGATGTCGATGCGGAACAGCGGGGGCACGGCGATGTAGACCCGGCCGTCATCGATCAATGGCTTGAGGTGGCGGTAGAAGAATGTCAACAGCAGTGTGGTGATGTGGTGGCCGTCGGAGTCGGCATCGGCGAGCAGGATGATGCGCTGGTAGCGGAGCTTGCTCGCGTCGAACGCCGGGCCGATGCCGCAGCCCATCGCGGTGACGAGGTCGGACAGCTCTTTGTTGTCGAGCACTTTCTTGAGGTTGGCGCTCTCGGTGTTGAGCACCTTGCCGCGCAGCGGGAGGATGGCTTGGTGGGCGCGGTCCCGGCCCATCTTGGCGCTGCCGCCGGCCGAGTCGCCTTCGACGATGAATAGTTCCGAGTCACCACGGCCACTGGAGGAGCAGTCGCTGAGTTTGCCGGGCAGAGTGAGCTTGTTGGTCGCGCTCTTGCGGGAGATCGACGCCGAGGCCGCTCGGCTCGCAGCGCGTGCCCGGCTGGCGGCGATGATGCGGGCCACGATTTGCTCGGCGACCGAGCTGTTGTTGTTCAACCACTGCTCAAGGGCTGGACGCAGCGCCCCGTCGACCATCGCTTGCACTTCGGGGTTGTTCAGCCGGTCCTTGGTTTGACCCTGGAATTGCGGGTCGGCGATGAACACCGAGAGGATGCCGACGAGCCCTTCGCGGATGTCGTCGTGGGTGATCTTGACGCCACGCGGGGTGAGCTTGTGGGTGTCGATGTAGTTGCGGACCGCTTTGGTCAGGCCGGCGCGGAAGCCGTTTTCGTGCGAGCCTCCCGCCGCGGTGGTGATGCCGTTGACGTAGCTGCGGATGTGCTCGTCGGTGGACTCGGTCCACTGCAAGACGAGTTCGACGCGTTCGCCGTTCTCTTTCTCGAAGCCGAAAGCGGCGTCGTGGATCGGCCGGGCGTTACGCTCCTTGAGCACCTGGTTGAGGTAATCCGCAATGCCGTTGTGGTGCTGGAACGTGGCCTTGTTGCCGTTGACCTCGTCGACGAAGTTCACCTTCACGCCCTTGTGCAGGAAACTGACGGTTTCGAGCCGGCCCTTGAGCGTTTCGGGGTTGAACTGGGTCTTGGGGAAGATGGTCGGGTCGACGGTGAAGGTGATCGTGGTGCCGGTGCCGCGGGTGGCGCCCTTCTTCTTGAGCAGCTTGGTGGTGGGCTTGCCCTTGGCAAACTCCATCTTGTATTCGTTGCCGTCGCGCTTGACCTGGGCGGTGAGCTTTTTGGACAGAGCGTTGACGACGGACGCGCCGACACCGTGGAGGCCGCCTGAGGTTTTGTAGTTGCCTTCGCCGTCGTTCTGGAACTTGCCGCCGGCGTGGAGTTCGGTGAGGACGAGTTCGAGGCCGGTCTTCCCGGTCTTGCGGTTCTTGTCGACGGGGATGCCCCGGCCGTTGTCGGCCACGCTGACGGTGTCGCCGGTCTTGTGCAGGGTGAGGGTTATCTCGGTCGCATGGCCGTTCATGGCCTCGTCGACCGAGTTGTCGAGCACTTCCCAGGCCATGTGGTGTAGGCCGGCAGAACTCACGCCGCCGATGTACATGCCGGGGCGTTTGCGCACGGCTTCGAGGCCTTGCAGAACGTCGAGTTGGTTGGCGGTATAGGCCATGGGGTTCTACCTCAGCTAAACACCGGCGGGGCGGGGACGTCGTCGGGGATGATGCGGGCGATCTTGCCGTTCTTCTGGATCTCGGTGCCTTTCCCGCCGCGGGCGGTGGTGCGGTACTTCACGGTGCTTATGGTCTTCTTCGCGCCGCGGTTGGTTTCGACGTTGAGCAGGTCGCGGTCGCCTTCGCTGGCTTTGAAGCCCAGCAGCTTGTCGAGCGGGCCGAGCTTGATGAGTTGGACACCCTTGCCCGGGCCAGAGAGGTAGTTGACCTCGTCGGCGGAACACACCATCGCCCGGCAGTGGGCCGACACGGCGAGGATGGTCTCGCTGCCGTGCACCGGATCGAAGCCGACCACAGCCTCACCCTTCTTGGGGCGGGCGAATTTCCGTCCCGCACGGGTTGAAGGCTCGACAAAACTCGCCAGGCCGAACCGCAGCGAATAACCGTCGGACGTGGCGGCGAAGCCGTGGACCCACGGGCAGTCGTCGGGCTTCTTGGGGTCTTCGGCGAGGCTGGCGATGCCGCTGTCCACGGTACGTTCGTCGAACGACATCGCCGCGACGATCTTTTCGCCGTCCTTGAGTTTGAAGAGTTTTTGGATCGGCTCGCCGTAGCCCGTGGACGCGGGGATGTCGATGAACCGGGCGGTGTAACACGTGCCCAGACTGGAGAAGAAGCCAAGCGTCGAACGCGTCGAACCCGCCACGCAAGCAAGCACGCGGTCGCCTTCGCGGATACGGCTCTTGCTGGGTTCTTTGATTTCCTTCTGCCGTTTGATCCAGCCGTCGGCCGTGACCAGCACGTGGCAGTCTTCCGCAACAATGAAGTCTTCCGCGGAGTATTCGGGCTCGTCGCCGACCGCCGCGATGACGGTCCGGCGTTTGCCTTCCTTGGTCTTGCCGTAGTCGGCGATGATCTGGTCGAGTTCTCCGCGGACCAGGCCCCATCGCCCGGAGGTCGTCGTGTCGCTGGCGTCTTCGTTGAGCAGCTTCTTGATCTCGCGGGCGCGCTTCTTCTTGGCCTTGAGCTCATCGGTGACCAGGTTGATTTCCAGACGGGCCAGGCGATAGAGCTTCAACTCGAGGATCGCATCGGTCTGCTCCTCGTCGAGTTGTTTGAAGCGTTTCATGATCTTCACCGCCGCGTCGGCCTTGCCATCTGAAGCGCGGATGATCTTGATGATCTGGTCCAGCGCATCGAAGATCAGCGCAAAGCCTTCGAGGATGTGGATGCGTTTTTCCAGGCCGGCCAGCTCGTTTTCGAGGCGGCGGGTGACCACATCCAGGCGGAAGTGCAGGAAGTGCCAGAGGATTTCCTTGAGGCCCAGCCGGTCGGGCGCGCCGACCTCGGGGTTCTGCGTCGGGACCAGGCAGGTCAGGTTGACGTTGAAGTTGGTCTGCAGCGCGGTGTGCTTGTAGAGGTAGGCCAGGACTTTGGCTTCTTCCGCGTCTTTCTTGAGTTCAAGATCAATTCGCACGTCCTCGGCCGAGAGGTCTTTCACATCCAGCAGCAGCGGCATCTTGCGATCGAGCACGACCTGGGCGATCTGCTCGACGAGGTTGGCCTTATTCACGCCGTAGGGGATGCTGTCGATCGTGAGGATCTTCGAGGCACGGCCGCCGCCTTTGCCGGGGACGGTGGTGCCGCGGACCTTGATGCTGCCGGTGCCGGTCTTGTAGATTTCGCGGAGCTCATCTTTGGAGTTGATGATCTGCCCGCCGGTGGGGAAGTCGGGGCCCTGGACCGCGTCGTTGGCGACGAGCTGGTAGTCCTTGATCTCGGGGTCGGCCAGCATCTTGAGGCAGGCCTTGACCACCTCGGTCAGGTTGTGCGGCGGGATGTTGGTCGCCATGCCCACGGCGATGCCCGAGCTACCGTTGACCAAGAGGTTGGGCAGCTTCGAGGGCAAGACGACCGGCTCGGTCTTCGTGCCGTCGTAGTTCGGGCGGAAGGGCACGGTGTTTTGCCCGATGTCGTCGAGCAAGGCGGTGGCGGGTGGGGCGAGTCGGCACTCGGTGTAGCGGTAGGCGGCGGGGTTGTCGCCGTCGACCGAGCCGAAGTTGCCGATGCCCTCGACCAGCGGGACGCGCATCACCCAAGCCTGGGCCATACGGACCAGGGCGTCGTAGATCGCGCTGTCGCCGTGGGGGTGGTACGAGCCCATCACGGTGCCGCAGACGGTGGCGGACTTGCGGGGCTTGGCCTCGGCGCGGAGGCCCTGCTGCCACATGGTGTAGAGGATGCGGCGCTGAACCGGCTTCAGCCCGTCGCGCACGTCCGGCAACGCCCGGCTGGTGATGACCGATAACGAGTAGTTGAGGTACCGCGACTGGGCCGCTTCGTGCAAAGCGATGCCGACATCGCCGCCGGAGCTGCCGTTGTCACCGGTGGAACTGTCTTTGCCGCGCAGGTCGGCGTTGAACAGGGCTTCGTCGTCGTCGGATTTTCGGCTGCGGCGTTTGGCCAACGATCAAGCCCTCCGTGGCTTGCGGGGTGAGGCGATGAAATACACGAATCAGCGGGCGGGGCTCGGCCTTGCCCGGGGGGAATGAAATAGACTATCACGCATGGCCGAAGGATTCACCCGCGTGTTGGGCATCGACCCCGGGCTGCGGCTCACGGGCTACGGCGTGGTCGATCTGCACGACGGCACCCTCGAACCCACCCTCGTCGAAGGGGGCGTCATCCGCCTCGACGCCAAGCAGCCCATGGAACACCGTCTGCTGCAGCTCCGCAATGAGCTGTCCGAGCTGATCGCTCAAGTGAAGCCCGACCGCATGGCCGTGGAACAGCTCTACGCCCACTACGCCCACCCCCGCACCGCGATCCTTATGGGACACGCCCGCGGGGTCATCCTGCTCTGCGGCACCGCGGCGGGTCTGCCCACCGAGCACCTCGCCGCCACGGAAATCAAGAAGTCACTCACCGGCAACGGCCACGCCACGAAAGAGCAGATGCAGCTCTCGATCCAGGCCCAGTGCCGCCTTGCCGAACCACCCAGCCCGCCGGACGTTGCGGACGCGATCGCGATCGCGCTATGCCACGCCCGAAGGATCGCCACGGGATAACGCATGACGTTTATGGATGTACTGGTTTACGGATTCGGGGGGTTGTCGGCCCTCGTATGGGGCGTAGCGTTGGTGATCAATGCCGTGGTCTTTGTGCAGCGGGTGGTGAGAGACAAGCCCAGTCGGCTGGAGCCGGTGGGGTTTGTGAGCCTGATCGCGGGGATCTGGGCCTACTTCGCGGCCCGTTCGGTCTGGCCGACGCTGGGTTGGGTGGGGATGGCTTTTGTGTTGCTGCCGCTGGTTTTGGCGGTGATGGCCAAGGGCGTCGACTACCCCGGGCCCAACTCGGACGCTCCCATGGATTCCGATAATCCGAACTCCTGATCGCGTTGGCATCCACGCCAACCCTCCACCGATACACCTTGCGGCGTCGGCGTGGCCGGCGGCTTTTGGTCCCCCGCCCCGAGGTGTAGACGAGATGACGAGCGAACGCGAAGCAAAGGTTTGGATGGTGGCGGCAGCGGTCATGCTGGCGTGGGCGTGCATCATGGTGGGATGCACAACCTCGACCACCGTGGGCTCGATCGCACCCGTCGTCTCTCCCTCGGTAAGCGAGAACGGCCCGGTGTGGACCGAGTCGACGACGCTGACCCTCTCGCCCGACGCGTCGTCGATCACGACCCCGGATCAACCGGCAGGTTCGATCGAGTCGGCGTCGCTGTTCACCGTCGAGACCGAGCCCGCCGCGCCCCAGCCCGTTGATGATGCGTCGCCCGTGCGTGACATCGATCTGCGTGGGCTGTCGATCGCTCAGCCGCTGGTGCTGGCCAAGCGTTTGATGATCGCCTCGGCCGAGCTGCTGCCCGAGACCACGCCCGATTGGGCGTCGACGATCTCGGCAGCCACGCCCGCCGACTTCCTGGCCCAACCCGTCGCCGCGTCGACCGTCTGGGCCCAGCGGCTGGGTTACGACCGCCCGGCCTCGGAGTCCGGATCGGCGGTCCTGGGCTGGGCGGCGCTGGAACGCAGCGCCGTGATGCTGCAGCCGTGGGAGAGCGACCCCACGCCGACGCCCAACGCCGCCGCCACGCTGACCGCCGAGGACGCCAAGTTCGACGCGGCGGGGATGGTGGCCCTGGTGATCGGCGCGATGGTCCTGCTCTTCGGCGGCGAGGCTGTGGTGGTGTGGGCCCTCAACCGACGCGGCCAATCGGTGCGGGTGATCGAGACGCCCGTGACGGCCGAGCAAGTGGAAGACTCGATCTTCCGCTTCCCCGAGCCGATCGAAGACGACGCCGACGAGTCGTACTCCCGGGCCGCGTAATCCGTTTGCTGCGTTAGCCGCGGGGCTTGGCCCCGCGCGTCTCCGAACCGCAAGTCGATATCGCTACACATTCCAGCGCCCCTCAACGCGTTCGCCGGATAGACTCATCCAACATGGACGACCTGCCCCGCGCGATCCTCTTCGACCTCGACGACACGATCCTCGACACCACGCTCAGCGCCACCCGCGTCTGGCGGGAGACCGCCAAGGCGTTCGAGTCTGAGATCGGCCAACCCGCCGAGGTCTTCGACCCCATCCTCGACGCCTCGCGCATCTGGTACTGGTCCGACCCCAAGCGCAACCACGAGGGCCGGCTCGACGTGCAGAAGTCACGCATCGAAGTCACCCACCACGGCCTGCTCGAACTGGGCATCGACAACTACGACCTCGCCACCCGCTTCGCCGACTACTACAGCGACCACCGCGTCACGTCGATGCGGCCCTTCCCCGGCGCGATCGAAACCCTCGAACACTTCGTCGCCTCGGGTGTGCCCATGGCGCTGATCACCAACGGCGACGCCCAGGGCCAACGCGACAAGGTCGCCCACTTCGACCTCACCCAGTATTTCCAGGCGGTGCTCATCGAGGGCGAGCTCGGCTTCGGCAAGCCCGACCCGCGCGTCTTCCAACAGGCGCTGCGCGCCTGCGACGCCCCCGCCGAGGATTCATGGTGCGTCGGCGACAACCTCGCCTGGGAAGTCGCCGCCCCGCAGTCCATGGGCATGCAAGGCATCTGGAACGACTGGGAAGGCAAGACCCTGCCCGAAGACAGCGAGATCATCCCCGACCGCGTCATCACCCGCATCGCGGAGTTGGTCTGAGAAGGATCAGGCTCGGATTTTTCGGATGGATGCGGATCAAGGCATCAATCCGATTTCATCCGAGACATCCGAGCCAAACTTCTAATTCATCATCATCGCAATCAACGCCGCCATGAACGCCGGCAGGTCGTCGGGCCGGCGGCTGCTGACGCGTTGGTGCTTCTCATCCACGCAGACTTCCTGATCCACCCAGACCGCGCCGGCGTTCGTGAGGTCGTCGGTGAGCCCCGGCGTGCTGGTGTAGGTCACGCCCTTGACGATGCCCGCCGAGATGTCGATCCACGGGCCGTGGCAGACGCTGGCGATGGGTTTGCCCGCGTCGGCGATGGCTTTGGTGATCTGCTTGACCTCGTCGTAGCGTCGCAGCTTGTCGGGCATCCACCCGCCGGGCACGACCAGCGCGTCGAAGTCGTCGGCACTCAGGTCACGCACCGCCGCGTCGCTCTTCTGCGGGTAGCTGTACTTGCCCTGGTACACCACGCCCGCTTCGAGGCCGGCGATCGTCACCTCGGCCCCCGCTTCACGGAGGCGGTACTTGGGGTATTGCAGCTCCTGGTCTTCGTAGTCGTCGCCCACAAAGATCAGGACGCGTTTGTTTTCGAGCGGTTTGGTCATGGCGGTTGCTTCGGCGGTTGGTGGGGGTGGTCAGCGGATCAGGCCGCTCGGCACGCCGTTGGGGAACATCTGTTTGATCTGTTGCTCGACGAGGCCGACACGTTCTTCGGGGTGGGGGTGGGTCGAGAGCATCTCGGGCGGGTGAGCGCCGCCGGACGCCTCGGCGAGGATCTGCAGCAGCTCGACCATGCCCTGCGGATGGTAGCCCGCCTCGACCATGTAGTGCACCCCGTGGTGGTCGCATTCACGTTCGTGCTCACGGCTGTAGCCCTTGCCCAGCACATCGAGAAACTGCGCCGCGATCTGCGCCCCGGTGACATCGCCCGTCGCCATGCCCGCGGCGCCGCTGAGCTGCTGGAAGAACTGGCCCTGGGCCATCTGCTGGGCGCCGTGGCGTTGGATGACGTGGGTGATCTCGTGGGCCATGACCGCGGCGAGCTGCGAGTCGCTGAGCTGGTCGTGCAGCACGTCGGTGATGAACGTCTGCCCGCCGGGCAGGGCGAAGGCGTTGACGACCTGATCGTCGGCGAGCAACGTGAACTCGAATTCGTACGGGCTCTCGGCGGTGCCGTGGTGGCGCTTCGCGGCTTCGACGAGTTCACGTCCGATGCGGTCCAGCCGGGCCTGCGCTTCGGGGTCGGGCTCCACGCCGCCGAACTGCTGGGTCAGGCTCGGCACCGCTTGCAGCCCCAGCGCGACTTCGTCGGCGGGCGTCAATCCGACGCGTTGTTGCTGGCCGGTGAACGGGTTGGTGCTGCTGGTGCTCAGGTAACTGATCAACGCAAACCCCGCGATCACCAGCGCGATCACCAACCGTATCTTGAACGACCCCATCTTCCCGCCCCGGCGGGGACGGCGGCGGTTTGATCCGGGCATGGGCAGACGAATAGGCATAGCAGGTCCTCCTGATCGCAGCCCCTATTCTATCCGCGTTGTCGATCGACCTTGCCACGCTTTACGGCGAGTTCACAACCCGCGGTGCCAAAGCTCGGGCGCAAGCCGTTGCGCCGCTCGCGCCATACCCACTTACGCCGACTGAGCGACTTCCGCCTCGGCGTCCGCCGGTTGCTCCACGGCCTGCCCCAACAGCCCTTCGGTCCGGCCAAGCTTCCACGTGTAGTCCATCGCCGCGACCCGCGTCGCCAACTCGAACCGCACATGCTCCGACTGGCCAAACTCTTCAAACAACCCGAACTCCGCCACGTCCACCGATACCGGGGTCTCGGCCCACGCCGCTTCGTCCCGCTGGACCTCGGCGATACGCAGCCGCCGTCGGCCCTCTCTCCCGGTGACCGCCAAGGCGTAGGGCTGATACTTCAAAAACTCCTGCGCATCCTGCAGCGTCGGGAAGCAAGAACCCATCTCCAGCCGGGGCGGACGACCATCCAGGCGAAGCGTCGCGTCGGCCCGACCGTCGGCGGTACGAACCCCGAGCGTGTAGGTGTCTGGCTCCGCCGCCAGCGCCATCTCCGCCGCGTGGAACTTGAAGTCGGTCGTCCAGTTGCCCACCGCCCCGAGCACGCGTGCATCCGCATCGCTCCGGACGAAGTACAAACCTTTACGCACGTCCGCCCGGTCGGTCATCGCCTGCACCAAAAGCCGATACGCCACGTGGTGGTAGGTCACGCCGAGCGCCGCCGGCGCATCCACCGCCCCCGGAAACGCCGGCCGCATCCCTTCGACCCGGCAGGCGACGATATTCCAAAACGCCCAAGGCCCACGCGTCACGAGCTCCAGGCCCTCGGGGATCAACCCCGCCACCGTCTCGGCGGGCGTGCGGTAAGAAAGCAGCACACAGTCGGTCAGTCGGCCGGTCATGGTGAGGTTCATATCATTTCTCCGAGCAAATAAGTGATCGCGAGGATGGCGATCAATGATCCGTTCATTAATCCCCACCAGTGCATCGCCGCCTGCCGTGGGGTTTGGTCGACGCTGGGCGCGAGTCCGATGTACACCTTGCCCATGACAAGGTCGGCCAGCACAAGCCCGCCAAGCGCCGGCAGGCCGCCGAACCAACTGCACAGCGCCCAGACAGGCAGCCACGCGGTCAAGGCCAGGCTTCCCGTGGTCATCGTCCACAGCGCACGGTCGCACCGGGCCTGCCGCATCTCCGCGGGGCTGTTGCAGCACGTGCCGAGCAGGAACACGACCCAGAGCAAGCCGGCGGAACCCATCAGCATCGCCGCATAAACTCCCAAGTCTTCGCAGAGCGCCATTGCGTAAAACACGGTGATGGCGATCGAAAGCACAATCCCCGCGCCGCGGAGGTGATTCGCTTCGGGGTGCCAGGCTTGGTACGTGGAGTGTGTCATGCCGCCACCTCCTCGGCGTGGGGATGCGTGGAGAAGCCGTGCGTATCGCGAATGCGTTTGGGGCCGCCCAGCCAGACGCCATGGACGCCGGGGCTGTAGTGAGCGGCGATGGGTTGGGCGGTGTCGTGCCACGGGCCGGTGCATTGCGCAAGGCGGTCGTCGATGAGGTCGAGGTCATCGATGCGCTGCTGCGGCCAGGGCTCGTGCCAGATATCGAATCGCCTGCGCACCCGGCCGCGTTCGGTGAAGGCGGTGTAGCGCTCCAGCACAAACTCGTCGAGCGTGTCGCGCTCGGCCGGGGCGAAGTCATCGAGCGGCGGACCGTCGTACCGGTAGTGCAGCGGGGCGGTCTCGTCGTGGGGCTCGACACGGCCGTGCAGTTCGCCGGTTTCGTGATGGTGTTGGTAATCGAGTGCGCCGTGGCGGTAGGGCAGGCCGTACATCGGCGGCCCCAGCAGGATCGCCAGGCGATTGGGCAGCCACTCCGCCAGGAAATAGATTCCCGTGTCGCGACCGACACGGACGTAGGTGCGTACGTTCAGGAAGCCGTGCTCAGAGACCGGCCGCATCAGCGTTTGAAACACCGCGGGCAGCGCCTGTGGACGCAGCTTGCGGAGCGTGAACGCCACCAGGCTGACATACGCCTTGCCCTCGTGCAGATCCAAAGGGAAGGGGATCTGCGGCTGAAGCTCATCGGGATCGACTTCGTAGTGGATCATCAGGGTTCGGTCCCAATCGCTCAACATGAGTGGCGTTTCTCGGCGTTGTTTCCACTTCGCCAACGAACGATCGCTGAGAACAGTTCGGCGTGGCGTGGCGGTTTGAGGTCGTTCAGCGGCGAGCGGGGGCATGACAAACATCCGGAAAAAAGTGGGGTAGTGAGGAACGTGGAGTTAACCAGTCAGCCCGAGGACCTTGCGGACCTTTGAGCCCATCTTCACAAACTTGATCACGGCACCCGTCGGCAGGGCGCGGATCTGGGTGTACCACTGGGCCAGGTCGTCGATTAGGCCGTGCAGTTCACGCAGCCGACGGCGGGTGTGGTCGGACTCGCTTTCGGCGGCCTCGGCTTCTTCGACACACTCGCGGAGGATCGCCAGCGTCGGGTCGATCTCACGCTTCTTCCGCTCGTCGAGAATGATCTGGAACATCTCCCAGACATCCGCAGTGGTGATGAAGTGGTCGCGGCGCTCGCCGAGGACCGGGGCGGTGTGGACGATGCCCCAGCCCTGGAGTTCTTTGAGGCTGGTGGAGATGTTGCTGCGGGCCACGCCGAGCGTCTCGACCAGGTCGTCGGCGTTGAGCGGCCGGTCGGCGAGGTAGAGCAGGGCGTGGACCTGGGCGACGGTGCGGTTGACGCCCCAGCGGGTGCCCATCTCGCCCCAGTGGAGGATGAATTTCTGTTGGACGGCGGAGAGTTTCATGACGATCGGTCCATTCGGTTGTTTCTGTCTGTACAGAAATTATCGTCAAAAACAAAGGCCAGTCAATAGCGCATCGAAAAAATTTCGACCAGGGAGGGCCGAGAATTGCGCAAGCGTATGCTTTGGCTTTGTTTATGATTGAAAAAACGAATGGCCGTTAGGAGTCCGCGTGGCTCTTCACCGCGACCGCCTGCTGGGCGTTGCGGAACAGGCCCAAGCCGATGAGTCCCATGCCCACCAGGGCGAGCGGGTTGCCCCACAGCGCTCCGAACTTCGGATGGATGGCGGTTGCGGTGATCGCGGTGAGCAGCGTGGTCGCCGCGGTCAACTGAATCATGTGTTTCATGGTTTGCCTCGTGACTGACCATCGTCCGAAGCGTCGCGTGGGCTGAGCGTTGATTTTGGAATCGCCGCGAAAAAGTGGGGCGGGTGGTAAGCCGAGCCGGATCGCCGGGCGGGGCGCGTTGTAACGATTGGCTCGTCTCCGCGGGTTAAGCCCGTTGCACCCGCTGGGTGGTTTCGAGCCCGCCGCGCTAAGACGGTCGCGTGGTGCTTATTCAGGATCGTTGCTTGGCGGAGCGAGGTTGTTGTCCACTAGCGGGAAGTGCTGCTGCCGATACTCGGTCCAGGCCACATCGAAATCAGGCGTGAGGCCAAACTCGGGGAAGGCGTACATCGCGCCCAACGCGTTGCGATTGGCCAGCGGGATCTCGATATCCAGGCTCTCGCCGTTGCGTTGCACGGTGAGCGTCAGGGTGTCGCCGGCTTGGTAAAGCCCCATCAGGTCTTCAAAACGCTGGTTCTGGTTGGCTGCACCCAAGAGCTGCCCGTCCAGCGCGACCACACGGTCCAGCGGGTGGAGTCGGCCGGACGCGGGGAACCCTTCCAGCACCCGCGTCACCAAGGCAAACGTGTTCGTCGTCCGGTTGCGCTGAGCCTTGGGGTCGGCGTCGATCGGCGGGGGTTCGATCTGCATCGACTGCACCACGCCGATGGAACCCGGACCCTCGGCGGGAAACGTGTCGAGCCGCATCTGGCGGAGGAAGTGATGCCGGGCCACGGCCAGCAGACGCTGCCGCACCTCGG
Protein-coding regions in this window:
- a CDS encoding PDZ domain-containing protein, with the translated sequence MKALACLAVVSVVLLSVGGPAVAQPEHNPLVDLAAEDFEIRQEASDALYLDETLSTEQLVGWYAQAEQPEVRQRLLAVARHHFLRQMRLDTFPAEGPGSIGVVQSMQIEPPPIDADPKAQRNRTTNTFALVTRVLEGFPASGRLHPLDRVVALDGQLLGAANQNQRFEDLMGLYQAGDTLTLTVQRNGESLDIEIPLANRNALGAMYAFPEFGLTPDFDVAWTEYRQQHFPLVDNNLAPPSNDPE
- a CDS encoding GbsR/MarR family transcriptional regulator gives rise to the protein MKLSAVQQKFILHWGEMGTRWGVNRTVAQVHALLYLADRPLNADDLVETLGVARSNISTSLKELQGWGIVHTAPVLGERRDHFITTADVWEMFQIILDERKKREIDPTLAILRECVEEAEAAESESDHTRRRLRELHGLIDDLAQWYTQIRALPTGAVIKFVKMGSKVRKVLGLTG
- a CDS encoding DUF2071 domain-containing protein, producing the protein MFVMPPLAAERPQTATPRRTVLSDRSLAKWKQRRETPLMLSDWDRTLMIHYEVDPDELQPQIPFPLDLHEGKAYVSLVAFTLRKLRPQALPAVFQTLMRPVSEHGFLNVRTYVRVGRDTGIYFLAEWLPNRLAILLGPPMYGLPYRHGALDYQHHHETGELHGRVEPHDETAPLHYRYDGPPLDDFAPAERDTLDEFVLERYTAFTERGRVRRRFDIWHEPWPQQRIDDLDLIDDRLAQCTGPWHDTAQPIAAHYSPGVHGVWLGGPKRIRDTHGFSTHPHAEEVAA
- a CDS encoding M48 family metalloprotease, with product MPIRLPMPGSNRRRPRRGGKMGSFKIRLVIALVIAGFALISYLSTSSTNPFTGQQQRVGLTPADEVALGLQAVPSLTQQFGGVEPDPEAQARLDRIGRELVEAAKRHHGTAESPYEFEFTLLADDQVVNAFALPGGQTFITDVLHDQLSDSQLAAVMAHEITHVIQRHGAQQMAQGQFFQQLSGAAGMATGDVTGAQIAAQFLDVLGKGYSREHERECDHHGVHYMVEAGYHPQGMVELLQILAEASGGAHPPEMLSTHPHPEERVGLVEQQIKQMFPNGVPSGLIR
- a CDS encoding type 1 glutamine amidotransferase domain-containing protein; its protein translation is MTKPLENKRVLIFVGDDYEDQELQYPKYRLREAGAEVTIAGLEAGVVYQGKYSYPQKSDAAVRDLSADDFDALVVPGGWMPDKLRRYDEVKQITKAIADAGKPIASVCHGPWIDISAGIVKGVTYTSTPGLTDDLTNAGAVWVDQEVCVDEKHQRVSSRRPDDLPAFMAALIAMMMN
- a CDS encoding DUF2071 domain-containing protein; its protein translation is MNLTMTGRLTDCVLLSYRTPAETVAGLIPEGLELVTRGPWAFWNIVACRVEGMRPAFPGAVDAPAALGVTYHHVAYRLLVQAMTDRADVRKGLYFVRSDADARVLGAVGNWTTDFKFHAAEMALAAEPDTYTLGVRTADGRADATLRLDGRPPRLEMGSCFPTLQDAQEFLKYQPYALAVTGREGRRRLRIAEVQRDEAAWAETPVSVDVAEFGLFEEFGQSEHVRFELATRVAAMDYTWKLGRTEGLLGQAVEQPADAEAEVAQSA